A single window of Anomaloglossus baeobatrachus isolate aAnoBae1 chromosome 5, aAnoBae1.hap1, whole genome shotgun sequence DNA harbors:
- the PLAGL2 gene encoding zinc finger protein PLAGL2, producing MKTLFFNAANNNHSTDWKAEAKPQEEGDAAESKLLHDATRLDAPCSSEQESPPLPRRFTCPQLLCDKTFASKYKLCRHMATHSMQKSHQCSHCGKMFHRKDHLKNHLQTHNPNRVALQCPECSKNYSTKYGHRRHLALHAIARGDLSCAICFQVFRDRQSVLEHLKSHNHRPSMGNREKKYPCEHCDRCFYTRKDVRRHLVVHTGRKDFQCHCCAQMFGRKDHLTRHMKKSHCEEAPRIKTEPQDDLTLMSCQSAVVKEEWGSIMCMQPRDMISSGMYTTPFQPIPNAGIPQSLVPTSLSLGLSYPSESVPTFSTDPSSRFQFTSTSYLHKSEMDTFMSDGSVGLSLTSPELVACTPQAALDESYLSALCDPLSSGIDFNHFLSFLPVNLPPCNLSLPNTEISMGENQQFLASGGSDLPLPHYTSDINPTTLPQFHQAFK from the exons ATGAAGACGCTTTTCTTTAATGCTGCAAACAACAATCACAGCACTGATTGGAAAGCGGAGGCCAAACCCCAGGAGGAGGGAGACGCGGCTGAGAGCAAGCTCCTGCATGACGCCACCAGACTTGATGCCCCTTGTAGCAGTGAGCAGGAGAGCCCACCTCTTCCCCGCCGGTTTACCTGCCCCCAGCTGCTCTGCGACAAGACCTTTGCATCCAAATACAAGCTGTGCAG GCATATGGCCACTCACTCTATGCAGAAATCCCACCAATGTTCACACTGCGGCAAAATGTTCCACCGAAAAGACCACCTGAAGAATCACCTGCAGACCCACAACCCTAACCGAGTAGCCCTGCAGTGCCCGGAGTGCAGCAAGAACTACAGCACAAAATACGGACACCGCCGCCATCTTGCCTTACATGCCATTGCCAGGGGCGACCTCAGCTGTGCcatatgttttcaggttttccgagACCGCCAGTCAGTGCTTGAACACCTGAAGAGCCACAACCATCGGCCATCCATGGGCAACCGAGAAAAGAAATACCCGTGCGAACACTGCGACCGCTGCTTCTACACCCGCAAGGATGTCCGGCGCCATCTGGTGGTGCACACAGGCCGCAAAGATTTCCAGTGTCACTGCTGCGCCCAGATGTTTGGACGCAAGGACCACCTAACGCGACACATGAAGAAAAGCCATTGTGAGGAAGCTCCTCGGATCAAGACAGAACCTCAAGATGACTTGACCCTCATGAGCTGCCAATCGGCAGTGGTGAAAGAGGAGTGGGGATCCATCATGTGTATGCAGCCAAGAGACATGATATCCTCGGGCATGTACACTACGCCATTTCAGCCTATACCCAATGCTGGCATTCCCCAGTCCTTAGTGCCAACCTCATTGTCGTTAGGGCTCAGTTACCCATCCGAAAGTGTGCCCACCTTCTCTACGGACCCATCAAGCAGGTTCCAGTTCACTTCTACCTCATACCTCCACAAAAGTGAAATGGATACTTTCATGTCTGATGGGTCTGTGGGGCTGTCCCTCACTTCACCCGAGCTGGTGGCATGTACGCCACAAGCCGCATTGGATGAGTCCTATCTCTCAGCCCTGTGCGATCCCCTATCATCGGGCATAGACTTTAACCATTTCCTCAGCTTCTTGCCGGTCAATCTCCCTCCTTGTAACCTCTCTTTACCCAACACTGAGATATCCATGGGAGAAAATCAACAATTCCTGGCATCAGGTGGCAGCGATCTGCCCCTGCCTCATTATACCTCAGACATTAACCCTACAACATTGCCTCAGTTTCACCAAGCCTTCAAGTAA